One window from the genome of Salvia miltiorrhiza cultivar Shanhuang (shh) chromosome 7, IMPLAD_Smil_shh, whole genome shotgun sequence encodes:
- the LOC130994016 gene encoding uncharacterized protein LOC130994016, whose product MRDPHTHTHTLTHLSIGALSPSEISPPRTLLLRRETDDRSSPSTYTTHAPSGCAAQPSLLHAAGATAAERCCLRRPRSRSAVASLGFSLGDNSRATVAAAPGSSSPAEGWSHHDRCRFRRLTTSSSSLLCLGFLSLDSGSSSFRSHHHRRRPPPNSPAVQPLTTISAPTISLKPFSLARSSLLTETGQQTPRRGWSQRRVCRRHAITGELPGPPTSALDTHTHTHGLSTKI is encoded by the exons ccgcacacacacacgcatacaCTCACACATCTCTCAATCGGCGCCCTCTCTCCCTCGGAAATTTCGCCACCGCGAACGCTCCTCCTCCGGCGAGAAACCGACGACCGGTCCTCTCCCTCTACCTACACAACACACGCACCCAGCGGCTGCGCCGCCCAGCCCTCTCTCCTTCACGCAGCAGGCGCAACCGCCGCGGAGCGCTGCTGTCTCCGGCGTCCTCGCAGCAGATCCGCCGTCGCCTCCCTCGGTTTCTCTCTCGGCGACAACAGCCGAGCCACCGTCGCCGCCGCGCCTGGTTCATCTTCTCCAGCCGAAGGCTGGAGCCACCACGACCGGTGCCGCTTCCGTCGACTCACCACATCATCTTCCTCTCTCCTTTGCCTCGGTTTCCTCTCTCTCGACTCCGGCAGTAGCAGCTTTCgtagccaccaccaccgccgtcgTCCTCCGCCGAACAGCCCCGCTGTCCAGCCGCTCACCACCATCTCAGCCCCGACCATCTCTCTCAAACCTTTTTCCCTCGCTCGTTCTTCTCTGTTAACGGAAACAGGACAGCAGACGCCCCGCCGTG GTTGGAGTCAACGGCGGGTCTGCCGCCGCCACGCCATCACCGGCGAGCTTCCCGGGCCGCCGACTTCTGCCCTCGAcactcacacacatacacatggGCTTAGCACAAAAATTTAA